One region of Candidatus Bathyarchaeia archaeon genomic DNA includes:
- the cgi121 gene encoding KEOPS complex subunit Cgi121: MTVERYLNKRLEREGKSYIVSCLVEVKAVDPDALIRVVRERLEGLDVQLLDAEVIAGRRHIEFALLNALYALDHGYNISKSLAVEIMLYASTQRQIQKAVELIGVKAETRAIASILIGDSTLNLQEALGVIREASRGRVDEGALEVHPNKLRKLMDTYNITSLELETERIGNIKDSELLTNLIIEKMALLTVRS; the protein is encoded by the coding sequence GTGACTGTTGAAAGATACCTAAATAAGCGGCTTGAGCGCGAAGGTAAGAGTTACATAGTGAGCTGCCTTGTTGAGGTCAAAGCCGTAGATCCAGATGCCCTAATTAGAGTCGTCAGGGAGCGGCTTGAAGGTTTAGATGTGCAACTTCTCGACGCTGAGGTAATCGCTGGAAGGAGACACATCGAGTTCGCACTTCTGAACGCCCTCTACGCTCTAGACCATGGCTACAACATCTCCAAATCTTTAGCAGTGGAGATCATGCTATACGCCTCCACGCAGAGGCAGATACAGAAAGCAGTGGAGTTAATTGGGGTCAAGGCTGAGACAAGAGCCATCGCATCCATCCTCATAGGGGACTCTACCCTGAACCTCCAAGAGGCTCTAGGTGTAATCCGCGAAGCTAGCCGAGGCAGAGTCGACGAAGGAGCTCTAGAGGTACACCCCAATAAACTGAGAAAACTAATGGACACCTATAATATAACCTCGCTAGAGCTGGAGACAGAGAGAATCGGAAACATCAAAGACTCTGAGCTCTTGACAAACCTTATCATCGAGAAAATGGCTCTTCTAACTGTGAGATCATAA
- the mobB gene encoding molybdopterin-guanine dinucleotide biosynthesis protein B, which yields MLRVPVVAVVGVGRNVGKTVVAEALISGLVKLGLKVAAAKHIAESHFTFDPTGTDTRRFAESGASQVLAVTGAEVVNIFKTDVSALNLEALVEMLEPVDLLVLEGFKKLVMQRGDVAKIIVSKDVNDIFNLLAIVQGPVVAIAGGVASVDEAKLRETGVRLLRLPEGVAELVELVYDYYRAQHALVETVGSLGGLDCGDCGYKDCNTHAKAILAGRSSLGRCTALQDGRDVLVTVGGVRLSMNRFVKEIIRKTILGMMSSLRGVEIRGDEELEITIRRKFAESTQRD from the coding sequence GTGCTTAGAGTACCCGTAGTAGCGGTTGTAGGTGTTGGGAGGAATGTAGGGAAAACTGTGGTGGCTGAGGCGCTCATCTCCGGGCTTGTAAAGTTGGGTCTCAAGGTGGCTGCAGCTAAACACATAGCCGAGAGCCATTTCACGTTTGACCCCACAGGGACTGACACCCGTCGGTTTGCTGAGTCTGGTGCAAGTCAGGTGTTGGCAGTTACTGGTGCTGAGGTCGTTAATATTTTCAAGACAGATGTCTCTGCACTCAATCTGGAGGCGCTGGTGGAGATGCTTGAGCCTGTCGACCTACTCGTCTTGGAGGGTTTCAAGAAACTCGTTATGCAGAGGGGTGATGTGGCCAAGATAATCGTCTCGAAGGATGTTAATGATATCTTCAATCTTCTAGCTATAGTGCAGGGCCCCGTAGTTGCGATAGCTGGAGGGGTGGCCAGCGTTGATGAGGCTAAGCTTAGGGAGACTGGCGTAAGGCTCCTACGCCTTCCCGAGGGGGTTGCTGAGCTGGTGGAGCTGGTTTATGATTATTACCGCGCCCAACATGCACTAGTAGAGACTGTAGGCTCCCTTGGGGGCCTTGACTGTGGTGACTGTGGCTATAAGGACTGTAATACGCATGCAAAGGCAATCCTTGCGGGTAGGAGCAGTCTGGGGCGGTGTACGGCTTTGCAGGATGGGAGAGATGTGCTGGTGACTGTAGGTGGCGTGAGGCTTTCTATGAATCGTTTCGTCAAAGAGATTATCCGGAAGACAATTCTGGGGATGATGAGTAGTTTGCGGGGAGTGGAGATCCGTGGCGACGAGGAACTTGAGATAACTATAAGGCGCAAGTTTGCGGAATCAACTCAGAGAGACTAG
- a CDS encoding radical SAM protein, producing MNVIGNTKSLCPECLQVVDAVLCEENNIVYITKECKEHGGFKDVYWSDYEMYLRAKRFEHVGDGLHNPQTKRSKGCPFDCGICDEHRSHTALGIIDVTNRCNLQCPFCFAHAGAAGYLYEPSTEELKAIIDRFASNKPVKPPGLQFSGGEPTLREDLPELIAYAKKRGIHHVEVNTNGIRLAKSLDYCRELWEAGACAIYLQFDGVTPEIYLTTRGADLLKFKLQVIENCRKIGFDAVILVPTLIRGVNDHQLWDIVSFALENLDVVRCVNIQPVSICGRIDKSKLNDMRITIPDAIKLIEAQSGGKVKAEDFYPVPFVVPMSRAIGALRDHRYVEFTAHPHCGMATYMFVEDDGNIMPITRYGNIEKFMGVMEKVYATAEAGHKTRAKMRMLSSLRYVKGGLLRKLLPPILKTGSYKSLADLHYRMLMIGMMHFMDPYNFDLERVQRCCIHYGLPDGTLRPFCSYNTIHRPIVEKKFATSLGGQRES from the coding sequence TTGAACGTAATAGGTAATACAAAGAGCCTCTGCCCGGAATGCCTCCAAGTCGTGGATGCGGTTCTATGCGAAGAGAATAACATTGTATACATTACTAAAGAGTGCAAGGAGCACGGGGGCTTCAAGGATGTTTACTGGTCTGATTATGAGATGTATTTGAGAGCGAAGAGGTTCGAACATGTTGGGGACGGCTTACATAACCCCCAGACTAAACGCAGTAAGGGGTGCCCCTTCGATTGCGGCATCTGCGATGAACATAGATCGCATACGGCGCTAGGTATAATCGACGTCACTAATCGTTGCAACCTCCAATGTCCCTTCTGCTTCGCCCATGCTGGTGCTGCAGGATACCTTTATGAGCCTTCGACCGAAGAACTCAAGGCAATCATTGACAGGTTCGCTTCAAATAAGCCAGTTAAGCCTCCCGGGCTTCAGTTCAGCGGCGGCGAGCCAACTCTCAGGGAAGATCTCCCCGAACTTATCGCCTACGCAAAGAAAAGGGGAATACATCACGTCGAAGTGAACACGAACGGAATCAGACTTGCTAAGAGTCTAGATTATTGCCGAGAGTTGTGGGAGGCTGGAGCATGCGCCATATACCTCCAGTTTGACGGAGTAACACCGGAGATATATTTGACTACACGCGGCGCCGATCTGCTCAAATTTAAGCTTCAAGTTATCGAGAACTGTAGGAAGATTGGGTTCGACGCCGTGATACTTGTTCCAACGCTAATAAGGGGAGTGAACGATCACCAGCTTTGGGATATAGTAAGTTTCGCTCTGGAGAATCTCGATGTTGTAAGGTGTGTGAACATTCAGCCAGTCTCGATCTGTGGGAGGATTGACAAGTCTAAACTCAATGATATGCGGATCACTATACCTGACGCTATAAAATTAATTGAGGCGCAGAGTGGAGGTAAGGTGAAGGCTGAGGATTTTTACCCTGTGCCTTTCGTGGTTCCGATGTCGAGAGCGATAGGGGCTTTGAGGGATCACCGCTACGTCGAGTTCACAGCTCACCCACACTGCGGGATGGCGACATATATGTTCGTTGAGGACGATGGAAACATAATGCCGATCACCAGATATGGCAATATTGAGAAGTTCATGGGTGTCATGGAGAAAGTATATGCAACAGCCGAAGCCGGCCATAAGACTAGGGCTAAAATGCGGATGCTCTCCTCCCTACGATACGTTAAGGGGGGGCTCCTGCGTAAGCTATTGCCTCCGATCTTGAAGACAGGCTCCTACAAATCTCTCGCTGATCTACACTACCGCATGTTGATGATTGGGATGATGCATTTTATGGATCCCTACAACTTCGATCTGGAACGGGTTCAACGTTGTTGCATCCATTACGGTCTCCCAGACGGCACCCTTAGACCATTCTGCTCCTACAACACGATCCATAGACCTATAGTTGAGAAGAAGTTTGCTACAAGCTTAGGTGGGCAGCGAGAGAGTTAG
- a CDS encoding ARMT1-like domain-containing protein gives MMKVAAKCLPCIVERGYKEASYVTEDQNLLLDVMVKLSKMVGSEYSANAIPAHIGTLRDRIVKETLGRDPYVELKKLANERALKLLPTVEDLVEKTSLKSERFKIACSISVVANSVEFDVAGYNFKFENLETALKIPSLTIDQTLEAFTRAETARRVLFLTDNAGEIVLDIPLMRVLKSLGATLTVAVKGAPVLNDATLNEALEVGVDKNADELITTGTDGVGFMFDEVSEEARMSFLEADLVVAKGMGNYETLTELEGCGKQVLFLLKAKCLPVARSLGVVRGSNVALLRKL, from the coding sequence ATGATGAAAGTTGCAGCGAAGTGTCTCCCTTGCATCGTGGAGAGAGGTTACAAGGAAGCAAGCTATGTTACAGAGGATCAAAACCTTCTACTAGATGTTATGGTAAAGCTCTCAAAGATGGTTGGCAGTGAATATAGCGCCAATGCCATCCCAGCCCACATAGGGACACTACGGGACCGAATAGTCAAGGAGACACTTGGAAGAGACCCCTACGTCGAGCTCAAGAAGCTTGCCAACGAGAGAGCGTTAAAATTACTCCCTACAGTCGAAGACCTCGTTGAGAAGACTTCCTTGAAGTCTGAACGGTTCAAGATAGCATGCTCAATCTCAGTAGTTGCGAACTCTGTCGAGTTCGATGTAGCCGGCTATAACTTTAAGTTTGAAAACCTTGAGACTGCGTTAAAGATTCCCAGCCTGACCATTGACCAAACCTTAGAGGCATTCACTAGGGCTGAGACCGCGAGGAGGGTCCTCTTCTTAACCGACAATGCGGGGGAGATAGTGCTTGACATCCCGCTCATGAGAGTTTTAAAATCTCTTGGCGCAACGCTAACAGTGGCTGTGAAGGGCGCACCTGTCCTAAACGACGCAACTCTTAATGAAGCTCTGGAAGTTGGTGTCGACAAAAATGCCGATGAACTCATCACCACAGGCACAGATGGCGTAGGCTTCATGTTTGACGAGGTCTCGGAGGAGGCTCGGATGAGTTTCCTCGAAGCCGACTTAGTCGTCGCTAAAGGTATGGGAAACTATGAGACCTTGACTGAGCTTGAAGGCTGTGGGAAACAGGTTCTCTTCCTGCTCAAAGCTAAATGTCTACCAGTGGCTAGAAGTCTGGGGGTTGTTAGAGGCTCCAACGTGGCCCTCCTTAGAAAGCTTTAA
- the tpiA gene encoding triose-phosphate isomerase gives MPNLRTPIIILNFKTYIEATGGRAVHLAKTCEEVSRVTGVTVAAAPQLTDLHAVTSYVSIPILAQHIDPIKPGSHTGHILAEAVREAGAAGTLLNHSERRLPFEDLKVCVERAREVGLVTVVCADKPEVCSNIAYLRPDFIAIEPPELIGSGIPVSKAKPEIVKAAVQAVKYTRPEVRVLCGAGISKGEDVSAALRLGTEGVLLASGVIKAADPRSVLEEMANSAKRA, from the coding sequence GTGCCTAACCTCAGGACACCGATTATCATCCTAAACTTCAAGACATACATCGAGGCCACCGGTGGCAGAGCCGTCCATCTAGCCAAGACCTGTGAGGAAGTCAGCCGTGTGACAGGTGTCACTGTGGCTGCCGCCCCACAGCTGACTGACCTTCACGCCGTAACAAGCTACGTTTCAATCCCCATCCTTGCACAACATATAGACCCCATAAAGCCCGGAAGCCACACCGGCCATATCCTCGCAGAGGCTGTGAGAGAGGCGGGTGCTGCAGGGACTCTCCTTAACCACTCTGAACGTAGGCTACCTTTCGAGGATCTCAAAGTATGCGTTGAGAGAGCTAGGGAGGTCGGTTTAGTCACAGTCGTATGCGCAGACAAGCCGGAGGTCTGCAGTAATATAGCGTATCTCAGGCCGGACTTCATCGCCATAGAGCCCCCGGAACTTATAGGCTCAGGCATCCCAGTCTCGAAAGCTAAGCCGGAGATCGTGAAAGCCGCAGTTCAGGCTGTGAAGTATACGAGGCCGGAGGTTAGAGTTCTATGCGGTGCTGGCATCTCGAAGGGTGAGGATGTCTCCGCGGCGTTGAGGTTAGGGACGGAGGGGGTTCTCTTAGCTAGCGGAGTGATTAAAGCCGCCGACCCCCGCAGCGTTCTAGAGGAGATGGCGAATTCCGCCAAGAGAGCATAG
- the fbp gene encoding fructose-1,6-bisphosphate aldolase/phosphatase produces MTRTTLSLIKADVGSLAGHHVVHPKQLAHAEKLLEEAKMGGLIVDYRVFNCGDDLELLMSHQRGENNPQIHEFAWNVFKEVTEKVSKPLKLYAAGQDLLVEAFSGNIKGMGPGVAEVEFDERAAEPIVVFAADKTEPGAWNYPLYKTFADPFNTAGLVIDPALHDGFDFVVMDVFEHKEVQLRCPAELYELLALIGTPGRYCISRVYRRDGLLAAVASTSRLSLIAGRYVGKDDPVCIVRAQHGLPAVGEVLEPYAFPQIVAGWMRGSHHGPLMPVSLKNARCTRFDGPPRVIALGFQVHDAQLEGPADLFDDPAFDRARAMANEVADYLRRHGPFMPHRLGPEEMEYTTLPKVLDKLKDRFKSA; encoded by the coding sequence ATGACTCGAACGACACTTAGCCTCATCAAGGCTGATGTGGGAAGTCTGGCGGGCCACCATGTGGTCCACCCTAAACAGTTGGCTCACGCTGAAAAGCTCTTAGAGGAGGCGAAAATGGGGGGCCTTATAGTTGATTACCGCGTTTTCAACTGTGGGGATGACCTAGAACTGTTGATGAGCCATCAGCGGGGAGAGAATAACCCTCAGATCCACGAGTTTGCTTGGAATGTATTCAAAGAGGTGACCGAAAAAGTATCAAAACCTCTCAAGCTATATGCTGCGGGTCAAGACCTTCTAGTAGAGGCATTCTCCGGGAACATTAAGGGCATGGGTCCCGGCGTGGCGGAGGTTGAGTTTGACGAAAGAGCCGCCGAGCCCATTGTAGTCTTCGCCGCCGATAAGACTGAACCGGGCGCTTGGAATTACCCTCTCTACAAGACTTTCGCAGACCCCTTCAACACGGCTGGGTTGGTCATAGACCCCGCTCTCCACGACGGCTTTGACTTCGTGGTGATGGATGTATTCGAACATAAGGAAGTTCAACTAAGATGCCCCGCAGAACTATATGAGCTTCTGGCACTGATAGGAACACCTGGCAGATATTGTATAAGCAGGGTCTACAGAAGAGATGGACTCCTTGCCGCTGTTGCCAGCACAAGCAGGCTCTCTCTCATCGCTGGTAGGTATGTTGGTAAAGATGACCCTGTATGCATCGTGAGGGCGCAACATGGCTTACCCGCCGTCGGAGAGGTTCTAGAGCCCTACGCCTTTCCCCAGATCGTCGCAGGATGGATGAGGGGTTCCCACCACGGCCCTCTGATGCCTGTTTCGCTAAAGAATGCGCGGTGCACCAGATTTGACGGCCCACCGAGGGTTATAGCGCTGGGCTTCCAAGTTCATGACGCCCAGCTCGAAGGCCCAGCAGATCTCTTCGACGATCCAGCCTTCGATAGGGCTAGGGCTATGGCTAACGAGGTCGCGGATTATCTCCGCAGGCACGGGCCCTTCATGCCCCATAGGCTAGGGCCTGAAGAGATGGAGTACACCACACTCCCTAAAGTTTTAGACAAGCTTAAGGATAGATTCAAAAGTGCCTAA
- a CDS encoding Trm112 family protein: MKRKLMDFLACAMCKSHPLELYVFVEGEEIVEGLLVCPNPECRMWYPIIEEIPHCLPPDLRQDKDDLEFLRKWKSQIPEKVLKEGRPFNLSAEMG; the protein is encoded by the coding sequence GTGAAGAGGAAGCTGATGGACTTCCTGGCTTGTGCTATGTGTAAGTCACATCCTCTTGAGCTCTACGTCTTCGTGGAGGGGGAGGAGATAGTGGAGGGGTTGCTAGTCTGCCCTAACCCTGAGTGTAGAATGTGGTATCCTATCATTGAGGAGATACCTCACTGCCTCCCCCCAGACCTTCGCCAAGATAAGGACGACCTAGAATTTCTGAGAAAGTGGAAGAGTCAGATACCTGAGAAAGTCCTCAAGGAAGGCCGCCCATTCAACCTTTCAGCAGAGATGGGTTGA
- a CDS encoding ribosome biogenesis/translation initiation ATPase RLI, which yields MVRVATLDRDRCRPEDCGRLCFRVCPMVRNKIYAIKFEAGEEKPVIVEALCSGCGICVRKCPFKALAIVNLPEELERECSHRYGRNAFKLYRLPVPSAGMVTGLIGKNGIGKTTALRILSGEIQPNLGRIDQPPDWEEIISYYRGSLLQNYFSRIRDKRLKVVHKPQYVDAIPRRVKGEVGEVINALDERGKAAEVMRLLELNGLSRRPVEVLSGGECQRLAVAAAICREADVYIFDEPFSYLDVRQRVNAAKTIRSLVGDGKTVLVAEHDIAMLDYLSDKVCVFYGKPGVFGIVSHPHSVRSGINIYLDGYLPDDNMRFRDEPVKFHVKPPTEGWWAAEAIFEWGEMEKNYEGFNLKVKAGVIRKGEVVGVLGPNGIGKTTFVKLLAGVEAPSKGTPPTRKEVTVSYKPQYISVDYRGNVEALLREIAGENFETGHYKSEILQPLELDRLFDKSVQGLSGGELQKVAVGACLSREADLYLLDEPSAFLDVEERIAVARVIRRRVESRGAAAIVVEHDVVLQDFVADRLVIFAGLPGVEGCAYEPMTLRDGMNFFLRELGMTFRRDLTSGRPRVNKLDSRLDRWQKEVGEYYYISTRAESAE from the coding sequence TTGGTGAGGGTAGCAACTCTCGATAGGGATAGGTGTAGACCTGAAGACTGTGGCAGACTCTGCTTCAGGGTCTGCCCAATGGTGAGGAATAAAATCTACGCGATCAAGTTTGAGGCTGGAGAGGAGAAACCGGTTATAGTAGAGGCTTTGTGCTCCGGTTGCGGTATATGTGTTAGGAAGTGTCCCTTCAAAGCCTTGGCGATCGTGAATCTACCCGAGGAGCTAGAGAGGGAGTGTAGCCATAGGTATGGTCGAAATGCCTTCAAACTATATAGGCTGCCGGTTCCGTCTGCCGGGATGGTTACTGGGCTTATAGGCAAGAATGGGATAGGGAAGACGACTGCGTTGAGAATCCTTTCAGGGGAGATTCAACCTAACCTCGGTCGGATAGATCAACCTCCAGACTGGGAGGAGATCATAAGCTACTACCGAGGTTCACTTCTCCAAAACTACTTTAGCCGCATCAGAGATAAACGCTTAAAGGTAGTTCATAAGCCGCAATACGTCGACGCTATACCCCGTAGGGTGAAGGGCGAGGTAGGCGAAGTAATTAACGCCCTAGATGAAAGGGGCAAAGCTGCAGAAGTCATGAGGCTTCTTGAGCTAAATGGTCTCTCGAGGAGACCAGTGGAGGTGCTTTCTGGGGGAGAGTGTCAGAGGCTAGCGGTAGCAGCTGCAATCTGCCGGGAGGCTGACGTATACATCTTCGACGAACCCTTCAGCTATTTGGATGTGAGGCAGAGGGTCAACGCAGCTAAGACTATTCGGAGTCTAGTTGGAGATGGAAAGACTGTGTTGGTGGCGGAGCACGATATAGCTATGCTTGACTACCTCTCAGACAAGGTATGTGTCTTCTACGGTAAGCCTGGTGTATTCGGTATCGTCTCACACCCGCATAGTGTTCGGTCTGGGATAAACATCTACCTCGACGGCTACTTACCTGATGATAATATGAGGTTTAGAGATGAGCCGGTTAAGTTTCACGTTAAACCCCCCACTGAAGGGTGGTGGGCGGCGGAGGCCATTTTCGAGTGGGGTGAGATGGAAAAAAACTATGAAGGTTTCAACTTGAAGGTTAAGGCTGGGGTGATTCGTAAGGGTGAGGTTGTAGGTGTTCTGGGTCCCAACGGAATAGGGAAAACAACTTTCGTGAAACTCCTAGCTGGTGTAGAGGCACCTTCAAAAGGGACGCCGCCTACTAGGAAAGAGGTTACTGTGAGCTATAAGCCTCAGTATATCTCGGTTGATTATAGAGGGAATGTTGAGGCTCTCCTCAGGGAGATTGCTGGAGAAAACTTTGAGACTGGCCACTATAAATCGGAGATACTGCAACCGCTTGAATTGGATAGGCTCTTCGACAAGAGTGTTCAAGGACTGAGTGGCGGGGAGCTGCAGAAGGTTGCTGTTGGGGCTTGTCTTTCTCGGGAGGCTGACCTCTACCTTCTCGATGAGCCGAGTGCTTTTCTGGACGTAGAGGAGAGAATTGCAGTTGCGCGGGTCATTAGGAGAAGGGTGGAAAGTAGAGGAGCAGCGGCTATAGTTGTGGAGCATGACGTTGTATTACAGGACTTTGTGGCAGACAGGTTGGTTATCTTCGCGGGTTTGCCGGGGGTTGAAGGCTGCGCGTATGAGCCGATGACACTGAGAGATGGAATGAACTTCTTCCTTAGAGAGTTAGGTATGACTTTCAGGCGAGACCTGACCAGCGGAAGGCCTCGGGTGAACAAGCTAGACTCGCGTCTAGACAGGTGGCAGAAAGAGGTGGGTGAATACTATTACATCTCAACTAGAGCCGAGAGTGCTGAGTGA
- a CDS encoding phosphoglycolate phosphatase, with protein MVKVSYFAVDVDGTLTDADSKLELAAISEVRRLESRGYRVILTSGQCFQALATLSRYIGACGITVGENGGVIGRGLEIVDVLGDKRKALAGFKILRSKLGEGVKRKPSLPRSVDIVLERTFDVNLGNMILLREKAGARIFDSGFAYHLLSDGVDKGAGLRRAAELFGFDCGEVVAVGDGLNDIELFKSVAYSVALANAPQEVKRAADAVVIGSYGSGFCEAVQFIAEKFGLKLSKEGHVGASNNPQTSSHW; from the coding sequence GAACTCTAACCGACGCAGACTCGAAGCTTGAACTGGCGGCTATTAGTGAGGTTAGGAGACTGGAGAGCCGCGGGTATAGGGTAATCTTGACGAGCGGCCAATGTTTCCAAGCTTTAGCTACCCTCTCACGGTACATTGGAGCCTGCGGCATAACAGTCGGTGAGAATGGGGGAGTGATCGGCAGAGGACTTGAAATAGTCGATGTTCTAGGCGACAAAAGGAAGGCCCTGGCCGGCTTCAAAATTCTGAGAAGCAAACTTGGAGAAGGGGTCAAACGAAAACCTTCACTTCCAAGATCTGTTGATATAGTCTTGGAGAGAACCTTCGATGTGAACCTCGGAAACATGATCCTTTTGAGGGAGAAGGCTGGCGCACGCATCTTCGATAGCGGCTTCGCCTACCACCTCCTCTCTGACGGTGTCGATAAGGGTGCAGGTTTGAGGAGGGCTGCTGAACTCTTTGGGTTCGACTGTGGGGAAGTTGTAGCTGTTGGGGATGGTCTGAACGATATAGAACTATTCAAAAGCGTGGCTTATAGTGTAGCCTTGGCCAACGCGCCTCAAGAAGTTAAAAGAGCCGCGGACGCGGTTGTGATTGGAAGTTATGGTTCAGGTTTCTGCGAGGCTGTCCAGTTCATAGCGGAAAAGTTCGGCTTAAAGCTTTCTAAGGAGGGCCACGTTGGAGCCTCTAACAACCCCCAGACTTCTAGCCACTGGTAG
- a CDS encoding L-threonylcarbamoyladenylate synthase, whose amino-acid sequence MRAPILRVSEESLERAAGVVRGGGLVIYPTDTVYGLGCNPFDEPAVTRLLKVKGRVDKPLPILVGSLEDAAELAELSTVAYKVVERYWPGALTLVVRAKVKLPGIKLGSVGLRMPGHRVALKLIRLCGGSLVGTSANISGMPSPLTAEEAASQLGDKVDLIIDGGRTSLGLSSTVLDLTGDRPKVLRAGPVAPAELLRFLCVE is encoded by the coding sequence ATGAGGGCCCCTATTCTCAGGGTCAGCGAGGAAAGTTTGGAGAGGGCGGCTGGAGTTGTTAGGGGAGGGGGGCTAGTTATCTACCCTACAGACACAGTCTACGGGCTAGGTTGCAACCCTTTTGATGAGCCGGCTGTCACGCGGCTTCTTAAAGTGAAAGGTAGAGTTGACAAGCCCCTGCCCATCCTCGTCGGCAGCCTAGAAGATGCGGCTGAGTTAGCTGAACTGTCAACCGTAGCCTACAAGGTGGTGGAGAGGTATTGGCCGGGGGCACTTACGCTGGTTGTGAGGGCCAAGGTCAAACTTCCAGGCATTAAACTTGGTAGTGTAGGTTTAAGGATGCCTGGGCATAGGGTTGCCTTGAAGTTGATCCGTCTATGTGGCGGCAGTCTTGTGGGGACCAGTGCGAACATAAGTGGCATGCCTTCTCCCTTGACGGCGGAGGAGGCGGCTTCTCAGCTTGGCGATAAGGTCGATTTAATCATTGATGGAGGGAGAACCTCCCTCGGTTTAAGTTCCACGGTCCTCGACCTGACGGGAGATCGACCTAAAGTTCTGAGGGCTGGGCCTGTCGCTCCAGCTGAGCTTCTTAGGTTCTTGTGTGTGGAGTAG